Proteins encoded by one window of Gordonia jinghuaiqii:
- a CDS encoding amidase family protein produces MATDLAVTPTLAESVYQQVRRNILEGRIVPGTRVSIRSLAESIGVSTMPTREALKRLGFEGLVEFDRRAVTITMLSPDEIRELFTIRLRLESLATEWALGELDAQTAVTLRSILDQMTVPGIAAITWRELNREFHQTFYACGSSRYLMELIGNIWDRIQPYMAIYATAMHDFTEADCQHEQMYRLMLARDLDGLLEATRNHLEHTAEAIIGALDTGVDTNRENDVNYEELSVSTFHALIESGALTGAELTAWYLDRIAALDSIDNADGPQLNSVVTLNPDALDDARRIDEKYSRTGTFVGPLHGVPILVKDQGETKGIPTAFGSTAFADYVPENDATVVDRLRKAGAVILGKTAMCDFAAGWFSFSSRTEHTKNPYDLDRETGGSSAGTAAAVTANLCLVGIGEDTGGSIRLPASFTNLFGLRVTTGLIPRTGFSPLLHFQDTPGPMARNVADLGAILDVIVGYDPTDPYTAIATTSSEVGNYGEAIDEVDAGTLSTFRVGVLSDGFGTGDDQELTNGVIRSAIETLREHGTGIVDDVVLGDLSTWVADTSLYTIQSKTDLENFLASRDHGGPTTIKEIVDAGDFHPLTDLLADIADGPDDPAAHPDYYKGRIRQEEWRRTLIAMMADAGVDFLVYPTVQVPAPTRADLAAKRWTALDFPTNTVIASQTSLPAMSIPVGFTDSGLPVGLEVVGRPLSERALLRFARAWELAESPRRPAASTAGVEA; encoded by the coding sequence ATGGCAACTGACCTGGCGGTGACGCCGACTCTGGCCGAGAGTGTCTATCAGCAGGTCCGGCGCAACATTCTCGAGGGCCGGATCGTGCCCGGCACACGTGTGTCGATCCGATCGCTCGCCGAGTCGATCGGTGTGTCGACGATGCCGACGCGAGAAGCACTGAAACGCCTGGGTTTCGAGGGCCTCGTCGAGTTCGATCGACGCGCCGTGACCATCACGATGCTCTCGCCCGACGAGATCCGCGAGCTGTTCACCATTCGGCTGCGGCTGGAATCCCTGGCCACCGAATGGGCTCTGGGCGAGCTCGACGCGCAGACCGCGGTCACGCTCCGATCGATCCTCGATCAGATGACGGTCCCCGGCATCGCCGCGATCACCTGGCGCGAACTCAACCGCGAGTTCCACCAGACCTTCTACGCCTGCGGTAGCAGCCGCTACCTGATGGAACTCATCGGCAACATCTGGGACCGCATCCAGCCCTACATGGCGATCTACGCCACGGCCATGCACGACTTCACCGAAGCCGACTGCCAGCACGAGCAGATGTACCGGCTGATGCTCGCCCGCGATCTCGACGGGTTGCTCGAGGCGACACGCAATCATCTCGAACACACCGCGGAAGCCATCATCGGCGCCCTGGACACCGGCGTCGACACGAACAGGGAGAACGACGTGAATTACGAAGAGCTGTCGGTCAGTACGTTCCACGCGCTGATCGAATCCGGTGCGCTCACCGGCGCCGAGCTCACCGCCTGGTATCTCGATCGCATCGCCGCACTCGACTCGATAGACAATGCCGATGGCCCGCAGCTGAACTCGGTCGTCACGCTCAACCCGGACGCCCTCGACGACGCGCGGCGCATCGACGAGAAGTACTCCCGGACCGGCACATTCGTCGGACCACTGCACGGTGTGCCGATCCTCGTCAAAGACCAGGGTGAGACAAAGGGCATCCCAACCGCCTTCGGCTCCACCGCATTCGCCGATTACGTTCCCGAGAACGACGCCACGGTGGTGGACCGTCTGCGGAAAGCGGGAGCGGTCATCCTGGGCAAGACGGCGATGTGCGACTTCGCCGCCGGGTGGTTCTCCTTCTCCTCGCGCACCGAACACACCAAGAACCCCTACGATCTCGACCGCGAGACAGGCGGTTCCAGCGCGGGGACCGCCGCGGCGGTGACCGCGAATCTCTGCCTGGTGGGGATCGGCGAGGACACCGGCGGATCGATCCGGCTCCCCGCATCGTTCACCAACCTGTTCGGTCTGCGGGTCACCACCGGACTGATCCCGCGTACCGGGTTCTCGCCGCTACTGCACTTCCAGGACACGCCAGGACCCATGGCGCGCAACGTCGCCGACCTCGGCGCCATCCTCGACGTCATCGTCGGTTACGACCCCACCGACCCCTACACCGCCATCGCGACCACGAGCTCAGAGGTGGGCAACTACGGGGAAGCGATCGACGAGGTCGATGCCGGCACACTCTCGACCTTCCGCGTCGGCGTGCTCTCCGACGGATTCGGCACCGGTGACGACCAGGAGCTCACCAACGGTGTCATCCGCTCGGCCATCGAGACGCTGCGCGAACACGGTACGGGCATCGTCGACGACGTCGTGCTCGGTGACCTCTCGACCTGGGTCGCCGACACCTCGCTCTACACGATCCAGTCCAAGACCGACCTCGAGAACTTCCTCGCGTCACGCGACCACGGCGGACCGACGACGATCAAGGAGATCGTCGACGCCGGCGACTTCCACCCGCTCACCGACCTGTTGGCCGACATCGCCGACGGCCCGGACGATCCCGCAGCACATCCCGACTACTACAAGGGAAGAATCCGTCAGGAGGAGTGGCGCCGCACCCTCATCGCGATGATGGCCGACGCCGGCGTGGACTTCCTGGTCTACCCGACGGTCCAGGTGCCGGCACCGACGCGTGCCGACCTGGCCGCGAAAAGATGGACGGCACTGGACTTTCCGACCAACACGGTCATCGCGTCGCAGACCTCGCTACCGGCCATGAGCATTCCGGTCGGCTTCACCGACTCCGGGCTGCCCGTCGGACTCGAAGTCGTCGGGCGGCCGCTGTCCGAGCGTGCACTGCTGCGTTTCGCCCGCGCCTGGGAACTCGCCGAATCCCCGCGCCGCCCCGCGGCTTCGACTGCCGGCGTGGAGGCCTGA
- a CDS encoding SDR family NAD(P)-dependent oxidoreductase, with the protein MTTAQTSGVAVVTGAAGGMGSHIARRLHADGHRVLLTDIALDEAHRLATELSADGSTARAAVLDVAHRENFVAALRDVQSLWGTPTIMVNNAALTQAADLMTLDEPDFTRVLSTNVNSIFFGCQVFGAAMAEQGYGRIVNMASLAGQNGGTATGAHYATSKGAILTVTKIFAKELAARGVTVNAIAPGPHDLPVVKATVPPDKLDAVVAGIPVGRLGSPEFVADMVGLLTADNAYFVTGACWDVNGGLFVR; encoded by the coding sequence ATGACCACGGCACAGACATCCGGTGTCGCCGTCGTCACCGGCGCCGCAGGCGGGATGGGCAGCCACATCGCCCGGCGTCTGCACGCCGACGGCCACCGCGTCCTGCTCACCGACATCGCCCTCGACGAGGCCCATCGGCTCGCGACCGAGCTGTCCGCGGACGGTTCGACGGCCCGCGCGGCCGTTCTCGACGTCGCACACCGCGAGAACTTCGTCGCGGCACTGCGAGATGTGCAGTCGCTGTGGGGCACTCCCACCATCATGGTCAACAACGCCGCGCTGACCCAGGCGGCCGACCTGATGACGCTCGACGAGCCGGACTTCACCCGCGTGCTGTCGACGAATGTGAACAGCATCTTCTTCGGTTGTCAGGTGTTCGGCGCGGCAATGGCCGAACAGGGGTACGGGCGGATCGTCAACATGGCCTCGCTCGCAGGCCAGAACGGCGGAACCGCCACCGGCGCGCACTACGCCACCTCCAAGGGTGCGATCCTGACCGTCACCAAGATCTTCGCCAAGGAACTCGCGGCGCGGGGGGTCACGGTCAACGCGATCGCGCCGGGCCCGCACGACCTTCCGGTCGTCAAGGCCACCGTCCCGCCGGACAAGCTCGACGCCGTGGTCGCCGGCATTCCCGTCGGCCGCCTGGGCAGTCCCGAATTCGTCGCCGACATGGTCGGGCTGCTCACCGCCGACAACGCCTACTTCGTCACCGGCGCCTGCTGGGATGTCAACGGCGGCTTGTTCGTCCGCTGA
- a CDS encoding response regulator transcription factor has product MRETVDEAARATRVYVVDDDPELCESVDWLLGSIGIKPRICHSADDFLAEYSGDVPACIVLDVRMPRMSGPRLQEKLNEFAPHVAVIFVSAHGDIRMSVSTLQAGAMDFLEKPYDPQRLLDAVQAGVDKAAERFHAFEMKRMVQAKLALLTPREREILALVVEGLPSQNIARRLSMSVKTVDVHRARIKAKTDADSISTLVRDILRFGVSVPTERTS; this is encoded by the coding sequence ATGAGGGAAACGGTGGACGAAGCAGCGCGCGCGACGAGGGTCTACGTCGTCGACGACGACCCCGAACTGTGCGAATCGGTGGACTGGCTGCTGGGCAGCATCGGCATCAAACCGCGTATCTGTCACAGCGCCGACGACTTCCTCGCCGAGTACTCCGGCGACGTACCGGCCTGCATCGTCCTGGATGTTCGGATGCCGAGGATGAGTGGACCCCGGTTGCAGGAGAAGCTCAACGAGTTCGCACCGCATGTGGCCGTCATCTTCGTCTCCGCCCACGGCGACATCCGGATGTCGGTGTCGACGCTGCAGGCCGGGGCCATGGACTTCCTGGAGAAACCCTATGATCCGCAGCGACTCCTCGATGCCGTGCAGGCGGGGGTCGACAAGGCCGCGGAACGTTTTCACGCCTTCGAGATGAAGCGCATGGTGCAGGCGAAGCTCGCGCTGCTCACCCCGCGCGAACGCGAGATCCTGGCGCTCGTCGTCGAAGGCCTGCCCAGCCAGAACATCGCCCGCCGACTTTCGATGAGCGTGAAAACCGTTGACGTGCACCGCGCGCGGATCAAGGCCAAGACCGACGCCGACAGCATCAGCACCCTCGTCCGCGACATCCTGCGTTTCGGCGTCAGCGTGCCGACGGAACGCACTTCCTGA
- a CDS encoding 5-oxoprolinase subunit PxpA, producing the protein MTVIDLNSDLGESFGVYTYGADPEMMPMITSANIACGAHGGDPAVMRTSVDLAYAHGVAIGAHVGLPDRLGFGRREIPTTPQEAHDLCVFQVGALEAFVRVRGSVLQHVKLHGSLYMMANRDRGLAEAVCAAVNQLDPSLILYVLPESALHAAATESGLSTMIEVFADRPYRNGSVQMYDRTAELIGGPDQVIARTLAQLSALDGADARTVCLHSDTPDAPVLLAELRSALVDAGYSFRPPRPTASPPVSPSVSSPTGPSATVSSLSVSSLSASSATRETVPAAVPAAITPESAS; encoded by the coding sequence ATGACCGTCATCGATCTCAACTCCGATCTCGGCGAGAGCTTCGGGGTCTACACCTACGGCGCCGACCCCGAGATGATGCCGATGATCACCTCGGCCAACATCGCCTGCGGTGCGCACGGCGGCGACCCGGCGGTCATGCGGACCAGCGTCGACCTCGCATACGCCCACGGCGTGGCCATCGGCGCCCACGTGGGGCTCCCGGATCGCCTCGGATTCGGTCGGCGGGAGATCCCGACGACGCCACAGGAGGCCCACGACCTCTGCGTGTTCCAGGTGGGAGCGCTGGAAGCCTTTGTGCGCGTGCGGGGAAGCGTTCTGCAACACGTGAAGCTCCACGGGTCGCTCTACATGATGGCCAACCGCGACCGGGGCCTGGCCGAAGCCGTGTGCGCCGCGGTCAACCAGCTCGACCCCTCGCTGATCCTCTACGTCCTACCCGAATCGGCCCTGCACGCCGCCGCGACCGAAAGCGGGTTGTCGACGATGATCGAGGTGTTCGCCGACCGGCCGTACCGGAACGGGAGTGTCCAGATGTACGACCGCACTGCCGAACTCATAGGCGGTCCGGACCAGGTGATCGCGCGAACCCTCGCGCAACTGTCGGCGCTCGACGGCGCCGACGCCCGGACCGTGTGCCTGCACAGCGACACCCCCGACGCACCGGTCCTGCTCGCCGAACTACGTTCCGCCCTCGTCGACGCGGGCTACTCCTTCCGTCCCCCACGACCGACCGCATCACCCCCGGTGTCACCTTCGGTGTCATCTCCCACCGGGCCATCTGCCACAGTGTCATCCCTTTCAGTGTCATCCCTTTCAGCGTCATCGGCGACGCGAGAAACCGTCCCGGCTGCCGTCCCGGCGGCCATCACCCCAGAGAGTGCCTCATGA
- a CDS encoding flavin reductase family protein: MSDNTATAIDATVFRNVMGHYPTGVVVVTGRAPDGEVLAMVVGTFNSVSMDPPLVSFMPMKTSRTFEKMRSCESLCINIVGGDQEDIVLRVAQRWQDKLEGIDWFASPSGDPVLADSVAWIDTRVENIVEAGDHWIVLCEVRDLAVTNPVSPLIFFQGGYGSFVSTSLMARMDHEILPAIHAAHSARPQVEELAAALCCEVSVLTAVSCDEMAVVLSATGPGVDRAEGLADRIPMVPPIGDSFVFAQDAAVQERWLGRLADADDSVRQLHRERLEFVREHGYLISFLPADAGPAAYREMRSATRTFVRGRLTPSQERRIRESIGRSPVDYRLRELSDGAAYDVGSIVLPVRDRNGRPSLTLRLAQLPAGASGAQVTDWIDRARSTVKALEG, from the coding sequence ATGTCCGACAACACCGCGACCGCCATCGACGCGACGGTCTTCCGGAACGTGATGGGCCACTACCCGACCGGCGTGGTGGTGGTCACCGGCCGCGCCCCCGACGGTGAGGTTCTCGCGATGGTGGTCGGCACCTTCAACTCGGTGTCCATGGACCCGCCGCTGGTGTCGTTCATGCCGATGAAGACCTCGCGCACCTTCGAGAAGATGCGGAGCTGCGAATCCCTGTGCATCAACATCGTCGGCGGCGACCAGGAGGACATCGTCCTGCGGGTCGCGCAGCGCTGGCAGGACAAACTCGAGGGAATCGACTGGTTCGCCTCACCTTCGGGCGATCCGGTCCTGGCCGATTCGGTGGCCTGGATTGACACCCGCGTGGAGAACATCGTCGAGGCGGGAGACCATTGGATCGTGTTGTGCGAGGTCCGGGATCTCGCCGTCACCAATCCGGTCTCGCCCCTGATCTTCTTCCAGGGCGGATACGGCAGTTTCGTGTCCACGTCGTTGATGGCGCGGATGGATCACGAGATCCTGCCCGCCATCCACGCCGCGCACTCCGCCCGCCCACAGGTCGAGGAACTGGCGGCAGCACTGTGCTGCGAGGTCTCGGTGCTCACCGCGGTCAGCTGCGACGAGATGGCGGTGGTGCTCTCGGCGACCGGACCCGGCGTGGACCGTGCCGAGGGGCTCGCCGATCGAATCCCGATGGTTCCGCCGATCGGTGACAGTTTTGTCTTCGCCCAGGATGCGGCCGTGCAGGAACGGTGGCTGGGCAGGCTCGCCGATGCCGACGACTCGGTGCGGCAGCTGCACCGCGAACGCCTCGAGTTCGTCCGCGAGCACGGATACCTCATTTCTTTCCTCCCCGCGGACGCAGGTCCGGCGGCCTACCGCGAGATGCGGTCGGCCACCAGAACATTTGTGAGAGGGCGGCTCACCCCGTCGCAGGAACGCCGCATCCGCGAGTCCATCGGGCGGTCACCGGTCGACTACCGTCTGCGTGAGCTGTCAGATGGGGCCGCCTACGACGTCGGTTCGATCGTGTTGCCGGTCCGCGACCGCAACGGCCGCCCCTCCCTCACGCTTCGGCTCGCGCAGTTGCCGGCGGGGGCAAGCGGTGCGCAGGTGACCGACTGGATCGATCGGGCCCGCTCGACGGTGAAGGCGCTCGAGGGATGA
- a CDS encoding MFS transporter: MATNTTAATVAASPPSPRRVDFSRVSRRAWVVTGMLVLFQIIAFADKAVLGLVSADAMAELGLTAAEFGFIGSAFFFLYAIVSVITGFLASKFSVKWILFAMGITWAVLQFPMLLGGGAAILLLTRIVLGGAEGPATAMSLTSTQTWFSPTRRALPSNLVAAGSTLGPVFAAPLLAWVIAVWGWRWAFGVLGIIGLVWVIAWWAIGADGPYRDRRGQSTQVADGSGPDEASGGEDGATPAASTAAVDEQKPVVIWRALLSVAFLAAVIGGASNFWVQGFLTTWLPQYLGTVVGLDLGQVGMMTTVPWVVGALVLLGLGAIGQRLLRNGRTAHIAIAVPFGCAAVLAGICFIAIRMASGPTAVVLLCVAAGCSLAYPMTASAIGYAVGARQRPIMMATLGGVASFGAVISPSLVGWLMTKAGYVTPPKGEKPTAEMAERMADGVHQAFTITGILLLVGGALCIAFLRPERLGATLQKRYVKESPATENPGKDTPDEVPAV, from the coding sequence ATGGCCACCAACACAACAGCCGCGACAGTCGCGGCGTCACCGCCGTCGCCTCGCCGCGTCGACTTCAGCCGGGTGTCGCGCAGGGCGTGGGTGGTCACCGGAATGCTTGTGCTTTTCCAGATCATCGCATTCGCCGACAAGGCGGTCCTCGGTCTGGTGTCCGCGGACGCGATGGCCGAATTGGGTTTGACCGCCGCGGAATTCGGCTTCATCGGTAGTGCGTTCTTCTTCCTCTACGCGATCGTCTCGGTGATCACCGGATTCCTCGCATCGAAGTTCTCGGTCAAATGGATCCTGTTCGCGATGGGGATCACCTGGGCGGTTCTCCAGTTCCCGATGCTCCTCGGTGGCGGCGCCGCGATCCTGCTGCTGACCCGGATCGTGCTCGGCGGCGCCGAGGGCCCGGCAACCGCGATGTCGCTCACCTCGACGCAGACCTGGTTCTCGCCGACCCGACGAGCCCTGCCGTCGAACCTGGTCGCGGCCGGTTCGACGCTGGGACCGGTGTTCGCCGCACCGCTCCTGGCGTGGGTCATCGCGGTATGGGGATGGCGCTGGGCGTTCGGTGTGCTGGGCATCATCGGGCTCGTATGGGTGATCGCCTGGTGGGCGATCGGCGCCGACGGTCCGTACCGCGACCGTCGCGGTCAGTCGACGCAGGTGGCCGACGGTTCCGGACCCGACGAAGCATCCGGTGGCGAGGACGGCGCGACGCCGGCGGCGAGCACCGCGGCGGTCGACGAGCAGAAACCGGTCGTGATCTGGCGGGCGCTGCTCAGCGTGGCATTCCTGGCCGCGGTCATCGGCGGCGCCTCCAACTTCTGGGTGCAGGGCTTCCTGACCACCTGGCTTCCGCAGTATCTCGGGACCGTCGTCGGGCTGGATCTCGGTCAGGTCGGCATGATGACCACCGTGCCGTGGGTCGTGGGCGCGCTCGTGCTTCTCGGGCTGGGAGCCATCGGGCAGCGGCTGCTGCGCAACGGCCGGACCGCCCACATCGCCATCGCCGTCCCCTTCGGCTGTGCCGCGGTCCTCGCCGGCATCTGCTTCATCGCCATTCGGATGGCTTCGGGTCCCACCGCGGTGGTCCTGCTCTGCGTCGCCGCCGGCTGCAGTCTCGCCTACCCGATGACGGCTTCGGCGATCGGCTACGCCGTCGGCGCGCGGCAACGACCCATCATGATGGCGACGCTCGGCGGCGTCGCCTCCTTCGGAGCGGTGATCTCACCGAGCCTGGTCGGCTGGCTCATGACCAAAGCCGGGTACGTCACACCGCCGAAGGGGGAGAAGCCGACCGCCGAGATGGCCGAGCGGATGGCCGACGGTGTCCATCAGGCCTTCACGATCACCGGCATCCTGCTGCTCGTCGGCGGTGCCCTGTGCATCGCGTTCCTGCGGCCCGAGCGGCTCGGCGCGACGCTGCAGAAGCGGTACGTCAAGGAAAGCCCAGCCACGGAAAACCCAGGCAAGGACACCCCCGACGAGGTGCCCGCCGTCTGA
- a CDS encoding nuclear transport factor 2 family protein: MSDVTRTIAALTARIETLEAEAEIRRLQARYMFLCDTPCPEFGLADDAERIELIVDLYTDDAVWEGVGEYYDGQFGRAVGKQAIGEHFRRFWGEKKDPALLLNAHYLTSEQIHVDGDEATGQWIHMQPWLFDDGTALLRSSRLNNAFRKEDGRWRVSRTRTENVFIAPLKKNFASDHPSTSVLMRD, encoded by the coding sequence ATGAGCGATGTGACCCGGACGATCGCGGCCCTGACCGCACGGATCGAGACGCTGGAAGCCGAGGCGGAGATCCGTCGGCTACAGGCGCGTTACATGTTCCTCTGTGACACACCGTGTCCGGAGTTCGGTCTCGCCGACGACGCGGAGCGCATCGAACTCATCGTCGACCTCTACACCGATGATGCGGTGTGGGAGGGGGTCGGCGAGTACTACGACGGTCAGTTCGGTCGGGCGGTCGGCAAACAGGCCATCGGCGAGCACTTCCGACGGTTCTGGGGAGAGAAGAAGGACCCGGCACTGTTGCTCAACGCCCACTACCTCACCTCGGAGCAGATCCACGTCGACGGCGACGAGGCGACTGGTCAGTGGATTCACATGCAGCCGTGGCTCTTCGACGACGGTACCGCGCTGTTGCGATCCAGCAGGCTCAACAACGCCTTCCGCAAAGAGGACGGCCGGTGGCGAGTGTCGCGCACCCGAACCGAGAACGTCTTCATCGCGCCGCTGAAAAAGAACTTCGCCAGCGACCACCCGTCGACCTCGGTCTTGATGCGCGACTGA
- a CDS encoding PDR/VanB family oxidoreductase yields MALIDVIVSDIVQETPSVKTLYLSRPDGSSVGGYSPGAHIDVVGPTAITRQYSLCSRPDGRESYAVAVKREEASRGGSAALHELRVGDRLQISEPRNLLGIDSSATHHVLVAAGIGITPMLSMARYLDVQGIGFELHYFSRTEQDAAFLPLLRDRCPEKLHAHVGVPRDEQSAILSAALLDAPPGTHVYVCGPDGFMAKVRETAERFVHADAVHHENFHANEHAQDAANTAFDVEFDGATYHVPADRSIVDVLGENGCDIDTSCNEGICGTCIMQVLSGEPEHRDNVLTKAERESGEVIAVCVSRAVGDRIEIDYY; encoded by the coding sequence ATGGCACTCATCGACGTCATCGTCTCCGACATCGTGCAGGAGACACCGAGCGTCAAGACGCTCTACCTGTCCCGTCCGGACGGTTCGTCGGTCGGGGGGTACTCGCCCGGCGCGCACATCGACGTCGTCGGTCCGACGGCCATCACACGTCAGTACTCCCTGTGCAGCCGTCCCGACGGCCGGGAGTCCTATGCGGTGGCGGTGAAACGGGAGGAGGCGTCTCGTGGCGGGTCGGCGGCGCTGCACGAGTTGCGCGTCGGCGACCGGTTGCAGATCAGCGAGCCACGCAACCTCCTCGGAATCGATTCCTCCGCCACACATCACGTCCTGGTGGCGGCAGGTATCGGCATCACGCCGATGCTGAGCATGGCGCGGTACCTCGACGTGCAGGGGATCGGCTTCGAGTTGCACTACTTCTCCCGCACCGAACAGGACGCCGCATTCCTGCCGCTGTTACGCGACCGCTGCCCGGAGAAACTGCATGCTCATGTCGGCGTGCCCCGCGACGAGCAGTCGGCCATCCTGAGTGCGGCACTGCTCGACGCCCCGCCCGGCACACACGTATATGTCTGTGGCCCAGATGGGTTCATGGCGAAGGTGCGCGAGACCGCGGAACGGTTCGTGCACGCCGATGCTGTCCATCACGAGAACTTCCACGCGAATGAGCACGCCCAGGATGCGGCCAACACCGCATTCGACGTCGAGTTCGACGGCGCCACCTACCATGTTCCGGCAGACCGCAGCATCGTCGACGTGCTGGGGGAGAACGGTTGTGACATCGACACCTCGTGCAACGAGGGCATCTGCGGAACCTGCATCATGCAGGTCCTGTCCGGTGAACCCGAGCACCGCGACAACGTTCTGACCAAGGCTGAGCGCGAATCGGGAGAGGTCATCGCGGTGTGCGTGTCGAGGGCCGTCGGCGATCGCATCGAGATCGACTACTACTGA
- a CDS encoding aromatic-ring-hydroxylating dioxygenase subunit beta — MTDLHAFNDPRVLRAIAVVWKEAEVLDAKDYPAWESLYTEDARYVIPIDPDTDDFESTLNMVYDDQRMRRLRVERMMQGYAPSAVAAARTVRIVSRFTVSEVTDDTVILRSAQILNAFKRNTFSTIGAELTHTIVLGADGEDKIGLKVARLLDSEDAVSASGYLL; from the coding sequence ATGACTGACCTGCACGCCTTCAACGACCCGCGGGTCCTGCGCGCGATCGCCGTCGTCTGGAAAGAGGCAGAAGTCCTCGACGCCAAGGACTATCCGGCGTGGGAGTCGCTCTACACCGAGGACGCCCGGTACGTCATCCCGATCGATCCGGACACCGACGACTTCGAATCCACGCTCAACATGGTCTACGACGACCAGCGGATGCGTCGCCTGCGCGTCGAACGGATGATGCAGGGATACGCGCCATCGGCGGTCGCGGCGGCGCGCACCGTCCGCATCGTCTCCCGCTTCACCGTCTCCGAGGTCACCGACGACACCGTGATCCTCCGGTCCGCGCAGATCCTCAACGCCTTCAAACGAAACACCTTCTCGACCATCGGTGCCGAACTGACGCACACCATCGTGCTCGGGGCCGACGGCGAGGACAAGATCGGTCTGAAGGTGGCCAGGCTCCTCGACAGTGAGGACGCGGTCAGCGCCTCCGGATACCTGTTGTGA
- a CDS encoding amidase produces MSSAYWKQPVSDQARAVHERAVSAETLATQVRAEIARTEPDLRAWVDLSDGLLGDARREDSTPGRRPLQGISLGVKDLIDVRGLPTRAGSTVTPTAPAPVDAACVRRFRELGALIQGKTVTTEFGYFSPGPTRNPHALDHTPGGSSSGSAAAVGAGVIPVALGTQTAGSLSRPASYCGAAGMVLAHGSTSLAGVTGLSESLDSLGLLTRSIADLHYVYNAFTGRAPLTAGRAPVGTALMWGGSDLHPIDPAMAELLRLLPGLLARIGIATRDLEWDDHAHTLADDHLTVMSYEAAHTLDELVELHGGALSPQLRALVSDGRAVAPESHRAALIRRDRSRDLLAETLGEHRIIVGPAAPGPAPHGLGATGSPVLSRPWQLLGCPVVVVPGARSGEGLPLGIALIGLPGHEANLFAVASALEAELQALPAPA; encoded by the coding sequence GTGAGCTCGGCCTACTGGAAGCAGCCCGTCAGTGACCAGGCGAGGGCGGTCCACGAGAGAGCGGTCTCCGCTGAGACACTCGCGACGCAGGTGCGCGCGGAGATCGCGCGCACCGAACCCGATCTCCGGGCCTGGGTAGACCTGTCCGACGGTCTCCTCGGCGACGCACGCCGCGAGGACTCCACTCCCGGACGACGCCCCCTGCAGGGAATCTCGTTGGGCGTCAAGGACCTGATCGATGTCCGAGGGCTTCCCACGCGGGCGGGATCGACGGTGACCCCGACCGCGCCGGCGCCCGTCGACGCGGCCTGCGTCAGGCGTTTTCGCGAACTCGGTGCACTGATCCAAGGCAAGACCGTGACCACCGAGTTCGGGTACTTCTCGCCCGGGCCCACCCGAAACCCGCACGCTCTGGACCACACCCCGGGCGGTTCGTCGAGCGGTTCGGCCGCAGCCGTCGGCGCAGGCGTCATCCCGGTGGCGCTGGGAACACAGACCGCCGGGTCACTCTCTCGGCCGGCATCGTATTGCGGTGCGGCCGGAATGGTCCTGGCCCACGGATCGACGAGCCTGGCCGGCGTCACGGGACTGAGCGAGTCGCTCGATTCGCTGGGTCTGTTGACGCGCAGCATCGCCGATCTGCACTACGTGTACAACGCCTTCACCGGACGTGCCCCGCTGACCGCCGGGCGGGCACCGGTCGGTACCGCACTGATGTGGGGTGGCAGTGACCTGCACCCGATCGATCCGGCGATGGCCGAGCTGCTCCGCTTGCTCCCCGGATTGCTCGCGCGGATCGGCATCGCCACCCGCGACCTCGAATGGGACGATCACGCACACACCCTTGCCGACGACCACCTCACGGTGATGTCGTACGAAGCCGCCCACACCCTCGACGAGCTGGTCGAACTGCATGGCGGGGCGCTCAGTCCACAACTGCGCGCGCTGGTCTCCGACGGCCGGGCCGTCGCGCCCGAGTCACACAGGGCGGCCCTGATCCGGCGCGACCGCTCCCGCGATCTGCTCGCCGAGACACTGGGCGAGCACCGGATCATCGTCGGTCCCGCCGCACCGGGACCGGCGCCTCACGGGCTGGGCGCGACGGGTTCACCGGTCCTCAGTCGCCCGTGGCAGCTCCTGGGCTGCCCGGTGGTGGTGGTGCCCGGCGCACGCTCCGGGGAGGGACTCCCGCTCGGCATCGCGCTGATCGGCCTGCCCGGACACGAGGCGAATCTGTTCGCGGTGGCCTCCGCACTCGAGGCCGAACTCCAGGCCCTGCCTGCCCCGGCGTGA